The Dasypus novemcinctus isolate mDasNov1 chromosome 20, mDasNov1.1.hap2, whole genome shotgun sequence genome includes a region encoding these proteins:
- the FOXM1 gene encoding forkhead box protein M1 isoform X1 encodes MKTSPRRPLILKRRRLPLHVQNAPGDTSEEEPKRPPAQEEPSQTQASKEVAESNSCKFPAGIKIINHPTMPNTQVVAIPNNADIQSIITALTAKGKESGSSGPNKFILISCGGATPHPPGSQPPAQTSTDAKTEVITETLGPKSAARDTNPPRPPAAPPGQRWESYAAGEAVGCALDNSLTNIQWLGKMSSDGLDSCSIKQEMEDKENRRLEQSQVKVEEPPGASTSWQDSVSERPPYSYMAMIQFAINSTEKKRMTLKDIYTWIEDHFPYFKHIAKPGWKNSIRHNLSLHDMFVRETSANGKVSFWTIHPSANRYLTLDQVFKPMDPGSPQWPEHLESQQKRPTPELRRNVTIKTELPLGARRKMKPLLPRVSSYLVPIQFPVNQSLVLQPSVKVPLPLAASLMSSELARHSKRVRIAPKVLLAEEGIAPLPTAGPVKEEKVLLGDGLSPLLPVQSIKEEEIQPEEETPHLARPIKVESPPLEEWPSPASSLKDDSSHSWEDSSHSPTPQPKKSYSGLKSPARCVSEMLVIKRREKREMSRSRRKQHLQPPCLEEPELLYPDGPSTSRRAAELPFLAQPACQPGYSQEEGGPFKTPVKETLPISSTPSKSVLPMTPESWRLTPPAKVGGLDFSPVQTPQGAFGPLPDSLGLTELSTTPLKSIPLFDSPREFLNSEPFDPTSDPFSSCPSTHMEVPKAGSPEPQVPGLSANRSLTEGLVLDTMNDSLSKILLDISFPGLEDDPLGPDNINWSQFIPELR; translated from the exons ATGAAAACCAGCCCCCGTCGGCCACTGATTCTCAAAAGACGGAGACTGCCCCTTCATGTTCAAAATGCCCCAGGTGACACATCAGAGGAAGAACCCAAGAGGCCCCCTGCCCAGGAAGAGCCTAGTCAAACGCAGGCCTCTAAGGAGGTGGCGGAATCCAACTCTTGCAAGTTTCCTGCAGGGATCAAGATTATTAACCATCCCACCATGCCCAACACCCAAGTGGTAGCCATCCCCAACAATGCCGACATCCAGAGCATCATTACAGCATTGACTGCCAAAGGAAAGGAAAGCGGCAGCAGTGGGCCCAACAAATTCATCCTCATCAGCTGTGGGGGAGCCACCCCTCACCCACCAGGATCCCAGCCTCCAGCCCAAACCAGCACTGATGCCAAGACAGAAGTGATAACTGAGACCCTGGGTCCAAAGTCTGCAGCGAGGGACACGAATCCTCCTAGACCGCCCGCAGCCCCTCCTGGGCAGAGATGGGAGAGCTATG CTGCTGGTGAGGCTGTAGGCTGCGCGCTCGACAACAGCTTGACCAACATCCAGTGGCTTGGAAAGATGAGTTCGGATGGACTGGACTCCTGCAGCATCAAACAAGAAATGGAGGACAAGGAGAATCGTCGCCTGGAGCAGAGTCAGGTTAAG GTTGAGGAGCCCCCGGGAGCCTCAACATCCTGGCAGGACTCTGTGTCAGAGCGGCCACCCTACTCTTACATGGCCATGATACAATTCGCCATCAACAGCACCGAGAAGAAGCGCATGACCTTGAAAGACATCTACACCTGGATCGAGGACCACTTTCCCTATTTTAAGCATATCGCCAAGCCCGGCTGGAAG AATTCCATTCGCCACAACCTTTCTCTCCATGACATGTTTGTTCGGGAGACGTCTGCCAATGGCAAGGTCTCCTTTTGGACCATTCACCCCAGCGCCAATCGCTACTTGACGTTGGACCAGGTGTTCAAG CCTATGGACCCAGGGTCTCCACAGTGGCCTGAGCACTTGGAATCA CAGCAGAAACGACCCACTCCTGAGCTCCGCCGGAACGTGACCATCAAAACTGAACTCCCACTGGGCGCAC GCCGGAAGATGAAACCGCTGCTACCACGGGTCAGCTCATACTTGGTGCCCATCCAGTTCCCAGTGAACCAATCACTGGTGCTGCAGCCCTCAGTGAAGGTGCCATTGCCCCTGGCGGCTTCACTCATGAGCTCAGAGCTTGCCCGCCATAGCAAGCGAGTCCGCATTGCCCCCAAG gTGCTGCTTGCGGAGGAAGGGATAGCCCCTCTTCCCACTGCAGGGCCAGTGAAAGAGGAGAAAGTCCTGCTTGGAGATGGGCTGTCTCCTTTGCTTCCGGTGCAGTCCATCAAGGAGGAAGAGATTCAGCCGGAGGAGGAAACGCCGCACTTGGCGCGACCCATCAAAGTGGAGAGCCCGCCCTTGGAAGAGTGGCCCTCCCCGGCGTCATCTCTGAAAGATGACTCATCTCACTCCTGGGAGGATTCATCCCACTCTCCCACTCCACAGCCCAAGAAGTCCTACAGTGGGCTCAAGTCCCCAGCCCGGTGTGTCTCTGAAATGCTCGTGATTAAACgaagggagaagagggagatGAGCCGGTCCCGCAGGAAACAGCATCTGCAGCCTCCCTGTCTGGAGGAGCCCGAGCTGCTCTACCCCGACGGTCCCAGCACTTCCCGGCGAGCCGCAGAGCTCCCTTTCCTAGCACAGCCTGCCTGCCAGCCTGGCTACTCCCAGGAGGAAGGAGGCCCTTTTAAGACCCCCGTTAAGGAGACACTGCCCATCTCCTCCACCCCGAGCAAATCTGTCCTCCCCATGACCCCTGAATCCTGGAGGCTCACACCCCCAGCCAAAGTGGGGGGGCTAGATTTCAGCCCAGTACAAACCCCCCAGGGAGCCTTCGGCCCCCTGCCTGACTCCTTAGGGCTGACAGAGCTCAGCACCACACCACTGAAAAGTATTCCCCTCTTCGACTCACCCCGAGAGTTCCTCAACTCAGAGCCCTTTGACCCCACCTCTGACCCCTTCAGCAGCTGCCCCTCTACACACATGGAGGTCCCCAAGGCAGGCTCCCCTGAGCCACAGGTCCCTGGCCTGTCAGCCAATCGCTCTCTGACGGAAGGCCTGGTTCTGGACACAATGAATGACAGCCTCAGCAAGATCCTGCTGGACATCAGCTTCCCCGGCCTGGAGGACGACCCGCTGGGCCCTGACAACATCAACTGGTCGCAGTTCATCCCTGAGCTGCGGTAG
- the FOXM1 gene encoding forkhead box protein M1 isoform X3, which yields MKTSPRRPLILKRRRLPLHVQNAPGDTSEEEPKRPPAQEEPSQTQASKEVAESNSCKFPAGIKIINHPTMPNTQVVAIPNNADIQSIITALTAKGKESGSSGPNKFILISCGGATPHPPGSQPPAQTSTDAKTEVITETLGPKSAARDTNPPRPPAAPPGQRWESYAAGEAVGCALDNSLTNIQWLGKMSSDGLDSCSIKQEMEDKENRRLEQSQVKVEEPPGASTSWQDSVSERPPYSYMAMIQFAINSTEKKRMTLKDIYTWIEDHFPYFKHIAKPGWKNSIRHNLSLHDMFVRETSANGKVSFWTIHPSANRYLTLDQVFKQQKRPTPELRRNVTIKTELPLGARRKMKPLLPRVSSYLVPIQFPVNQSLVLQPSVKVPLPLAASLMSSELARHSKRVRIAPKVLLAEEGIAPLPTAGPVKEEKVLLGDGLSPLLPVQSIKEEEIQPEEETPHLARPIKVESPPLEEWPSPASSLKDDSSHSWEDSSHSPTPQPKKSYSGLKSPARCVSEMLVIKRREKREMSRSRRKQHLQPPCLEEPELLYPDGPSTSRRAAELPFLAQPACQPGYSQEEGGPFKTPVKETLPISSTPSKSVLPMTPESWRLTPPAKVGGLDFSPVQTPQGAFGPLPDSLGLTELSTTPLKSIPLFDSPREFLNSEPFDPTSDPFSSCPSTHMEVPKAGSPEPQVPGLSANRSLTEGLVLDTMNDSLSKILLDISFPGLEDDPLGPDNINWSQFIPELR from the exons ATGAAAACCAGCCCCCGTCGGCCACTGATTCTCAAAAGACGGAGACTGCCCCTTCATGTTCAAAATGCCCCAGGTGACACATCAGAGGAAGAACCCAAGAGGCCCCCTGCCCAGGAAGAGCCTAGTCAAACGCAGGCCTCTAAGGAGGTGGCGGAATCCAACTCTTGCAAGTTTCCTGCAGGGATCAAGATTATTAACCATCCCACCATGCCCAACACCCAAGTGGTAGCCATCCCCAACAATGCCGACATCCAGAGCATCATTACAGCATTGACTGCCAAAGGAAAGGAAAGCGGCAGCAGTGGGCCCAACAAATTCATCCTCATCAGCTGTGGGGGAGCCACCCCTCACCCACCAGGATCCCAGCCTCCAGCCCAAACCAGCACTGATGCCAAGACAGAAGTGATAACTGAGACCCTGGGTCCAAAGTCTGCAGCGAGGGACACGAATCCTCCTAGACCGCCCGCAGCCCCTCCTGGGCAGAGATGGGAGAGCTATG CTGCTGGTGAGGCTGTAGGCTGCGCGCTCGACAACAGCTTGACCAACATCCAGTGGCTTGGAAAGATGAGTTCGGATGGACTGGACTCCTGCAGCATCAAACAAGAAATGGAGGACAAGGAGAATCGTCGCCTGGAGCAGAGTCAGGTTAAG GTTGAGGAGCCCCCGGGAGCCTCAACATCCTGGCAGGACTCTGTGTCAGAGCGGCCACCCTACTCTTACATGGCCATGATACAATTCGCCATCAACAGCACCGAGAAGAAGCGCATGACCTTGAAAGACATCTACACCTGGATCGAGGACCACTTTCCCTATTTTAAGCATATCGCCAAGCCCGGCTGGAAG AATTCCATTCGCCACAACCTTTCTCTCCATGACATGTTTGTTCGGGAGACGTCTGCCAATGGCAAGGTCTCCTTTTGGACCATTCACCCCAGCGCCAATCGCTACTTGACGTTGGACCAGGTGTTCAAG CAGCAGAAACGACCCACTCCTGAGCTCCGCCGGAACGTGACCATCAAAACTGAACTCCCACTGGGCGCAC GCCGGAAGATGAAACCGCTGCTACCACGGGTCAGCTCATACTTGGTGCCCATCCAGTTCCCAGTGAACCAATCACTGGTGCTGCAGCCCTCAGTGAAGGTGCCATTGCCCCTGGCGGCTTCACTCATGAGCTCAGAGCTTGCCCGCCATAGCAAGCGAGTCCGCATTGCCCCCAAG gTGCTGCTTGCGGAGGAAGGGATAGCCCCTCTTCCCACTGCAGGGCCAGTGAAAGAGGAGAAAGTCCTGCTTGGAGATGGGCTGTCTCCTTTGCTTCCGGTGCAGTCCATCAAGGAGGAAGAGATTCAGCCGGAGGAGGAAACGCCGCACTTGGCGCGACCCATCAAAGTGGAGAGCCCGCCCTTGGAAGAGTGGCCCTCCCCGGCGTCATCTCTGAAAGATGACTCATCTCACTCCTGGGAGGATTCATCCCACTCTCCCACTCCACAGCCCAAGAAGTCCTACAGTGGGCTCAAGTCCCCAGCCCGGTGTGTCTCTGAAATGCTCGTGATTAAACgaagggagaagagggagatGAGCCGGTCCCGCAGGAAACAGCATCTGCAGCCTCCCTGTCTGGAGGAGCCCGAGCTGCTCTACCCCGACGGTCCCAGCACTTCCCGGCGAGCCGCAGAGCTCCCTTTCCTAGCACAGCCTGCCTGCCAGCCTGGCTACTCCCAGGAGGAAGGAGGCCCTTTTAAGACCCCCGTTAAGGAGACACTGCCCATCTCCTCCACCCCGAGCAAATCTGTCCTCCCCATGACCCCTGAATCCTGGAGGCTCACACCCCCAGCCAAAGTGGGGGGGCTAGATTTCAGCCCAGTACAAACCCCCCAGGGAGCCTTCGGCCCCCTGCCTGACTCCTTAGGGCTGACAGAGCTCAGCACCACACCACTGAAAAGTATTCCCCTCTTCGACTCACCCCGAGAGTTCCTCAACTCAGAGCCCTTTGACCCCACCTCTGACCCCTTCAGCAGCTGCCCCTCTACACACATGGAGGTCCCCAAGGCAGGCTCCCCTGAGCCACAGGTCCCTGGCCTGTCAGCCAATCGCTCTCTGACGGAAGGCCTGGTTCTGGACACAATGAATGACAGCCTCAGCAAGATCCTGCTGGACATCAGCTTCCCCGGCCTGGAGGACGACCCGCTGGGCCCTGACAACATCAACTGGTCGCAGTTCATCCCTGAGCTGCGGTAG
- the FOXM1 gene encoding forkhead box protein M1 isoform X2 has protein sequence MKTSPRRPLILKRRRLPLHVQNAPGDTSEEEPKRPPAQEEPSQTQASKEVAESNSCKFPAGIKIINHPTMPNTQVVAIPNNADIQSIITALTAKGKESGSSGPNKFILISCGGATPHPPGSQPPAQTSTDAKTEVITETLGPKSAARDTNPPRPPAAPPGQRWESYAAGEAVGCALDNSLTNIQWLGKMSSDGLDSCSIKQEMEDKENRRLEQSQVKVEEPPGASTSWQDSVSERPPYSYMAMIQFAINSTEKKRMTLKDIYTWIEDHFPYFKHIAKPGWKNSIRHNLSLHDMFVRETSANGKVSFWTIHPSANRYLTLDQVFKQQQKRPTPELRRNVTIKTELPLGARRKMKPLLPRVSSYLVPIQFPVNQSLVLQPSVKVPLPLAASLMSSELARHSKRVRIAPKVLLAEEGIAPLPTAGPVKEEKVLLGDGLSPLLPVQSIKEEEIQPEEETPHLARPIKVESPPLEEWPSPASSLKDDSSHSWEDSSHSPTPQPKKSYSGLKSPARCVSEMLVIKRREKREMSRSRRKQHLQPPCLEEPELLYPDGPSTSRRAAELPFLAQPACQPGYSQEEGGPFKTPVKETLPISSTPSKSVLPMTPESWRLTPPAKVGGLDFSPVQTPQGAFGPLPDSLGLTELSTTPLKSIPLFDSPREFLNSEPFDPTSDPFSSCPSTHMEVPKAGSPEPQVPGLSANRSLTEGLVLDTMNDSLSKILLDISFPGLEDDPLGPDNINWSQFIPELR, from the exons ATGAAAACCAGCCCCCGTCGGCCACTGATTCTCAAAAGACGGAGACTGCCCCTTCATGTTCAAAATGCCCCAGGTGACACATCAGAGGAAGAACCCAAGAGGCCCCCTGCCCAGGAAGAGCCTAGTCAAACGCAGGCCTCTAAGGAGGTGGCGGAATCCAACTCTTGCAAGTTTCCTGCAGGGATCAAGATTATTAACCATCCCACCATGCCCAACACCCAAGTGGTAGCCATCCCCAACAATGCCGACATCCAGAGCATCATTACAGCATTGACTGCCAAAGGAAAGGAAAGCGGCAGCAGTGGGCCCAACAAATTCATCCTCATCAGCTGTGGGGGAGCCACCCCTCACCCACCAGGATCCCAGCCTCCAGCCCAAACCAGCACTGATGCCAAGACAGAAGTGATAACTGAGACCCTGGGTCCAAAGTCTGCAGCGAGGGACACGAATCCTCCTAGACCGCCCGCAGCCCCTCCTGGGCAGAGATGGGAGAGCTATG CTGCTGGTGAGGCTGTAGGCTGCGCGCTCGACAACAGCTTGACCAACATCCAGTGGCTTGGAAAGATGAGTTCGGATGGACTGGACTCCTGCAGCATCAAACAAGAAATGGAGGACAAGGAGAATCGTCGCCTGGAGCAGAGTCAGGTTAAG GTTGAGGAGCCCCCGGGAGCCTCAACATCCTGGCAGGACTCTGTGTCAGAGCGGCCACCCTACTCTTACATGGCCATGATACAATTCGCCATCAACAGCACCGAGAAGAAGCGCATGACCTTGAAAGACATCTACACCTGGATCGAGGACCACTTTCCCTATTTTAAGCATATCGCCAAGCCCGGCTGGAAG AATTCCATTCGCCACAACCTTTCTCTCCATGACATGTTTGTTCGGGAGACGTCTGCCAATGGCAAGGTCTCCTTTTGGACCATTCACCCCAGCGCCAATCGCTACTTGACGTTGGACCAGGTGTTCAAG CAGCAGCAGAAACGACCCACTCCTGAGCTCCGCCGGAACGTGACCATCAAAACTGAACTCCCACTGGGCGCAC GCCGGAAGATGAAACCGCTGCTACCACGGGTCAGCTCATACTTGGTGCCCATCCAGTTCCCAGTGAACCAATCACTGGTGCTGCAGCCCTCAGTGAAGGTGCCATTGCCCCTGGCGGCTTCACTCATGAGCTCAGAGCTTGCCCGCCATAGCAAGCGAGTCCGCATTGCCCCCAAG gTGCTGCTTGCGGAGGAAGGGATAGCCCCTCTTCCCACTGCAGGGCCAGTGAAAGAGGAGAAAGTCCTGCTTGGAGATGGGCTGTCTCCTTTGCTTCCGGTGCAGTCCATCAAGGAGGAAGAGATTCAGCCGGAGGAGGAAACGCCGCACTTGGCGCGACCCATCAAAGTGGAGAGCCCGCCCTTGGAAGAGTGGCCCTCCCCGGCGTCATCTCTGAAAGATGACTCATCTCACTCCTGGGAGGATTCATCCCACTCTCCCACTCCACAGCCCAAGAAGTCCTACAGTGGGCTCAAGTCCCCAGCCCGGTGTGTCTCTGAAATGCTCGTGATTAAACgaagggagaagagggagatGAGCCGGTCCCGCAGGAAACAGCATCTGCAGCCTCCCTGTCTGGAGGAGCCCGAGCTGCTCTACCCCGACGGTCCCAGCACTTCCCGGCGAGCCGCAGAGCTCCCTTTCCTAGCACAGCCTGCCTGCCAGCCTGGCTACTCCCAGGAGGAAGGAGGCCCTTTTAAGACCCCCGTTAAGGAGACACTGCCCATCTCCTCCACCCCGAGCAAATCTGTCCTCCCCATGACCCCTGAATCCTGGAGGCTCACACCCCCAGCCAAAGTGGGGGGGCTAGATTTCAGCCCAGTACAAACCCCCCAGGGAGCCTTCGGCCCCCTGCCTGACTCCTTAGGGCTGACAGAGCTCAGCACCACACCACTGAAAAGTATTCCCCTCTTCGACTCACCCCGAGAGTTCCTCAACTCAGAGCCCTTTGACCCCACCTCTGACCCCTTCAGCAGCTGCCCCTCTACACACATGGAGGTCCCCAAGGCAGGCTCCCCTGAGCCACAGGTCCCTGGCCTGTCAGCCAATCGCTCTCTGACGGAAGGCCTGGTTCTGGACACAATGAATGACAGCCTCAGCAAGATCCTGCTGGACATCAGCTTCCCCGGCCTGGAGGACGACCCGCTGGGCCCTGACAACATCAACTGGTCGCAGTTCATCCCTGAGCTGCGGTAG
- the RHNO1 gene encoding RAD9, HUS1, RAD1-interacting nuclear orphan protein 1 has translation MTAESWCPVNRKRHRRDQARRSSRKSATSSFPHLTFESPQTSSSSVAVGIPLIKECPNQLEKDISGRPLIPMLSPQSSGELSVHVVQSPAYVFIPPDIQTPELSSVREEPICPDQRKKGLPSGSLHTSTPKRAGPGPALVKDTPEEKYGVKVTWRRRKHLFAYLRERGKLSRSQFLVKN, from the coding sequence ATGACAGCAGAAAGCTGGTGCCCAGTCAACCGGAAACGTCATCGCCGAGACCAGGCAAGACGTTCAAGTAGAAAATCTGCCACCTCCAGCTTTCCACATCTAACCTTTGAGAGTCCACAGACTTCTTCCAGTTCAGTGGCAGTGGGGATCCCCTTAATCAAGGAGTGCCCCAATCAGTTGGAAAAAGACATTTCTGGAAGGCCCCTCATTCCAATGCTCAGTCCCCAAAGCAGTGGGGAACTGTCAGTGCATGTAGTTCAAAGCCCAGCTTATGTTTTCATTCCACCTGATATTCAGACCCCAGAGTTATCTTCTGTGAGAGAAGAACCCATTTGCCCTGACCAAAGGAAAAAAGGGCTTCCAAGCGGCTCGCTCCACACTAGTACTCCCAAGAGAGCAGGGCCTGGGCCTGCCCTGGTTAAAGACACTCCTGAGGAGAAGTATGGCGTAAAGGTCACCTGGAGGAGACGGAAGCACCTGTTTGCCTACCTCAGGGAGAGAGGGAAGCTGAGCAGAAGCCAGTTCCTTGTGAAGAACTGA